Genomic window (Xylanimonas protaetiae):
CGCGCCGAGGAACACCGCCCCGAGGGCGACGCCCACGATCACGGGTCCCAGGAGCCGCCCGATGACGCGGAAGTCGGCGTGCTTGCGGTACGCCCAGATCGCCACGAGGTCGCCCGTGACCAGCAGCAGGAGCACCGCGCCCGTCGAGTCGCGGGCGGGGACGACGAGCGCCATGAGCGCGGCCGCGATGAGCCCGAGGCCGCCGAGCGCCGTCTTGGAGAAGCCGACGAGCAGCGCGACCAGCACCGCGACGGCCCAGCCCGTCCACGGCAGGGCGTCGATCAGGGGCGCCGGCTCAAGCACGGGGGCGCCTCGTCATGCCCGCACCGTAGCGGAGGCCATCCTCACGCTCATAGTTGGCCAACTGACCAAGTCAGGTGACCTGCTCGCCGTACGGTGGGGGCATGAGCGAGAACCCGAACGCACCCCGCAAGCGCGTCAGCGCCGACGAGCGCCGTCGGCTGCTCGTCGCCGCCGCGCTGCGGGTCATGCGGCGCGACGGCGTCGGCGCCGCGACCACGCGCGCGATCTGCGCCGAGGCCGGGATGCCGCACGGCGCGTTCCACTACTGCTTCCACGGCAAGAAGGACCTTTACACGGCGCTGCTCGCGACCGAGGTTGAGGTGGACCTCGACGACCTGTGGACGAGCGTCGCCCCCGGCATGCCGCCCGAGGACGGCATCCGCGCGCTGCTCCTCGCGCACTGGGCTGCGATCGAGGCGGCGCCCGACGCGCAGCTGGTCCTCTACGAGCTCGGCGACCTCGCGCTGCGCGACCCCGACCTGCACGACCTGGCCCAGTGGGAGCAGCGCGCCGCCGTCGACAAGGCCGCCGAGGCCGTCGCACGCCTCACCGCCGAGGGCGGCTTCGGCCTCGTCCGCGACGCGCGCGCCGTCGCAGAGCTCGTCGTCTCGACGCTCGACGGCGTCGCCCGCGCATGGCTGCGCCATCGCGACGACGAACGTGCCCGCGCGACCCTCACCGACCTCGCAGGCCTGCTGGCCACCCTGACCACCCCGACCGGAGGAACACCGTGACCGAGATCCAGTACCGCCCCTACCTGGAGCAGGACGCCCAGGACGTCAAGGCGATCATCAACCAGGCGTTCTCCATCGACCGCTTCGTCAAGGAGCCCCGCCTCCTGGGCGGCGCGCTCGAGGTCTACCTGCGCACCTGCCTGCTCGCCAGCACGTACGCGCGGGTCGCGGTCCAGGACGGCCGCGTCGTCGGCATCCTCATGGGTCGCGTGTCCGGGCACGAGCGGCTCCCCGGCCGGCTCCGCAACCGCCTGCTGACCGGGTCGCACATGGCACGGCTCGCCGTCCTCGGCGTCACGGAGCACAGGTCGCTGCGCCAGTACTTCCAGTTCGACGCCGTCTACGCCCGCCTGCGCAAGGCCGCCACCGCGCCGACCACCGACGAGCTCACCCTCTTCGCCGTCGACGCCTCCACGCGCGGGCTCGGCGTCGGCAAGGCGCTCTACGACACCTACCTGGACCACCTGCGCGAGCACGGCCGCAGCGACTTCTACCTGTACACCGACACGCGCTGCTCGTACGGGTTCTACGAGAAGCAGGGCATGACGCGGGCGGCCGCCGAGGACATGACGATCCGGCTCGACGGCACGCCGGAGACCCTGGGCGTCTTCCTCTATGCGGGGAGCGCCACCTGACCCTCGCCCCGCGCCCCGTCCGCGCTACCGTCCGCCGCTCTCCGGCACGACGCCGAGGTGCCGGGCGAAGAACCGCACGGAGCTGTCGATCTCGAACATCGGCACCCGGAAGTGGCTGCCGGGGTTGGCGTGCAGGGTCTTCTCGGCGGACCCGAGCGCGTCGTAGAGCCTCAGGGCGCCGTCGCGCGGCTCGCCGGTGTCGTCCCACTGGACCACGAACTCGACCGGCACCGTGATCCGCGCGGCCGCCTCGGCGAGCCAGGGGCTGGCGACCAGGCCCAGCACCGCGGCCGTGATCCGCGGCTCCTGCGCGACGAGGCGGATGCCCATCTCGCCGCCCTGGGACAGGCCGTAGTACCCGACGGGCCCGTGCGCACCGACGACGTCCAGCCGCTGGAGCGCGTCCAGGACGGTCCGCCAGTCGGGGACGAGCTCGGCCGCGACGGTCTCGCAGAGGTCGGGCCAGGCCTGCCCGGCAGGCTCGTCGGCGGCCCTCCGCTCGTCGAGGAGCGCGACGAGCCGCCGGATCTCGGGGTGCTCCGGCCGGTCGCCGGTGCCCGGTGCGTCGATGGCGGCGACGGCGTAGCCGCTGGACCGCACGTAGGGGATCGCCCGCGAGACGACCTCCCACCCCTTCTTGTGCTGGCCGCCGCCGTGCCCGATCAGCACCAGCGGCCGGGGGCCGTCGCCGCCGTCGGGGGTCCAGAGGGCCCCGGGGATGTCGCCGACGGCGAAGAGCTGCTCGCGGACGCCGTCGGCGACCGTCTCGGAGAGGATGCGCACTCCCGTATGCCAGCCGACGGGGCGACGCCGGGGCAAGTGCTTACTCGGCCCGGTGATCAGGCCGCGAGGGTCTTGCGCACCGTGCGCAGCAGCTGCCGGACGACGTCGTACCGCGACGCCGTCGTCCCGGAGAGCACCTCCCACGTCGCGTAGAAGAACGCGCCCAGGGCGCTGACGACCCACTCCGTGGAGAGCTCGGCGTCGATGGTCCCGTCGGCGCGGCCGCGCTCGACCACGGCCCGGAGGTCGGCCTGCACGAACGCGTCCTCGTCGAAGATCCCGTTGTCGCCGAGCGTCTCGGTGAAGTACAGCGCGAGGAGGTCGGACAGCTCGACGTACTCCTGGCAGAGGCGTTCGATCGCGCCGATCGCCGATCCCTCCGTCAGGGCGGCGCGCTCGTGGGCCGCCGCGAACCTGGCCCGCGCATCCTCGCCGAGGGCTGCGAGCAGGTCGGCCCGCTCGGGGAAGTACCGGTAGAGCGTCGTGCGCCCGATGCCGGCGGCGTCGGCGATCTGGCCCAGCGACGCGGACGAGTCCTTCGCGAGCTGGGCGACCGCCGTGTCGAGGATCAGCCGGTGGGTGCGGGCCCGGGCCCCCGTGAGCGCGGGCGCCGCGGCGTCTGCGGTGGTGTTCATGCCGATCACGATAGCCGTCTGAGGTGCCGGAAGGGGGCATCTGATCGCTGATCTGGCGCACCGCTGGACTGAAATGGAACATCAACGTACCGTTTCGGCTCATGAGCAACCCCAAGACCTCCGCGACGCCGGCGAACCCGGAACGCACCTGGCGCACCTTCCTGTCGTTCATGCGGCCCTACCGGGCGATGATCTCGGTCGGCGCGGTCCTCGGCGTGATCGCCACCGTGGCCAACCTCTGGTTCCCGCGCCTCACCGAGTACGTCATCGACGCCCTCGCCACCGGCCGGTCCACGACCGGCTACCTCGTCGCGGCGGGCATCGTCACGCTCGTCGGCCTGGCCGGGCTGCTGGGGCAGTTCATCGTGCTCGGCCGCACCGGCGAGACCGTCGTCTTCGACGTCCGCGCCGCGCTGGTCAAGCGCATCCTGCGCGGCTCGGTGCCCGAGGTGCTCTCGCGCAGCTCCGGCGACCTCGTCTCGCGGGCCACCGCCGACGCCCCGCTGCTCCAGCTCGCGGTGAGCACCGGGTTCGTCTCGTTCGTCACCGCGATCGCCGGCGTCATCGGCACCATCGTGTTCATGGGCGTCATCGACGGCGTCATGCTCGGCATCACGCTGGCTGCCGTCGCGGTGCTCGCCGTGTTCATGGGCCTGCTCATGCCGCGCGCCGGGCGCGAGCGAGCGCTCGCGCAGGACGCCGTCGGCGCGCTCGGCGGCGAGCTCGACGGGACGATCAAGGCCCTGCGGACCATCAAGTCCCTCGGCGCCGAGGACTCCCGTGGGCAGGCCGCGCTCGACTCCGCGCACAAGGCGCGCAAGCACGGCATCGCCGCGATGGTCACCGAGACCCTCGCCTTCGAGATCGGCCTCGGCGGCATGGCCATCGTGACCGTCGTCATGCTGGGCTTCGGCGCCTGGCGCGTGAGCGAGGGCCACCTGAGCATCGCCGCGCTCGTCGCGTTCATCATGTACGCGATGAACTTCACGATGCCGCTCATGGAGGTCGCCTCCGGCTTCCAGACGATCCAGCAGGGCCTCGCCGCCTCGAAGCGCATCGCCGAGGCCGAGGAGATCCCGTTCGAGGAGTCCGACGACGCCGCCCCGGCGACGTCGTCCACCGCGCCGGCCCGGGGCGACGTCCCGATCCTCGAGCTCCGCGGCGTGACCGCCGCGTACAACCCGCGCGACGGCGACGTGGTCACGGGCCTCGACCTGACCATCCCGCGCACGGGACACGTCGCGCTCGTCGGCCCGTCGGGCGCCGGCAAGACGTCCACGATGTCGCTGCTGCTGCGCTTCCTCGCCCCGCGGGCGGGGCAGATCCTGCTCGACGGCGTCTCGTACGACGACCTGACCTTCGCGCAGGTGCGCGAACGGTTCGCGTACGTCGAGCAGGAGCCCACCGTGCTGCCGGGCACCGTGCGCGACAACCTCGTCGCCGCGAAGCCCGACGCCACCGACGCCGAGCTGCACGACGTCCTCGCCGCCGTCCACCTCGACTCCGACGTCGCGAGCCTCCCCGACGGCCTGGACACCACGCTCATCGGGGCGACCATGACCGGCGGCGGCCGCCAGCGCCTCGCGCTGGCCCGCGCGCTCCTGCGCAACCCGGACGTGCTGCTCCTCGACGAGCCCACCTCCCAGATCGCGGGCTCCACGGAGGACGCGATCCACGAGGCGATCGCCGCCACCGCCGCCCACCGTGCCGTCGTCACCATCGCGCACCGCGAGGAGACGGTCCGCCACGCCGACACGATCGTCGTCATGGAGGCCGGGCGGGTCCGCGCCACGGGGACGCACGCCGAGCTGCTCGCCACGGACGCGCTGTACCAGGAGCTCATGAGCAACCTGCGGATCAACGACGGCGCGTAGCCCGGGCTCTGCTCGCCCTGGTGCGACCGGCCCGACGGGTCGGTGGCACCAGGGCGAGCTGCTGGTCAGGCCCGACGCCCGGACCATCAGGGAGGGGCTCAGGCGTCGGCAGTGATGCGGTAGAGGCGCTCGCTCCCGAAGCGCTGGAACCCTGCCCGCGCGAGGATCGGCGCCGATGTCTCGGCGCGCCCCTTGACCAACGCGACGCTCGCGCCGAGATCACGGGCGATGCGCAGCCGCTCGAAGAGCTGGGCGCGGTAGGCCCCGCGGTGTCGTGCTTCCGGTACCGTCGCCCCACCCCACAGCCGGGCCACCGCTCCGGGCCCGCCCGAAGGTGGGCCGGCGATCGTCACGCCGCCGGTCGACGCCGGACGTCCGTCAAGCGTCGCCAGAACCCGAAAGCCGGTGCGCGACTCCCAGTCCGACCGAAGCACGGCCGCCTCCGCCTCGAGGCGCTCCGCCGTCAGCGGCTCCTGCCCCCACACACGGACGTCGACCTCGTCGACGCCGCGTCGGGTTGCCATGGCGTCGACTCGCATCACCTCGACGCCGGCCTGTCGACAGCCGAGGTCGGGCAGGACGTCCAGAGGCAGGGCAAGGACGTCCGTGACGTCCTCATGGACGGCGCCGCGGCGCTTCAAGGCGTCCTCGAAGTCCGTCGGCCGCTCCGTGCCGTTGACCCAGATGCCGACGGTCGGCCGTCCCCAGGCGCGGACGCGATCGACGACGCGGTCGATCACGTCATCCGCTGCATGGTCGGAGTCGACGGAGTCCGCGACGACACCCATCCCGGACCACGCGGGATAGCACACGATCCGATGGTCGGTCTGCTCCATCTCCGCGCCCTCGGGCAACCACAGCCACTCGGCTGCCGCTGCGAGCACGAGGTCCGGGGTCCACATCACCTCAGGAGGTTAGCCGTCGAGCGCTGCAGCCAGTTGCGCGACGCCTGCCGGATAGAACGGCGGGGCCGTCTGGACCGTCCTGCGCAGATCCGAAGCAACGACTGCCGCGGTCTCCTGGCTGCCGACACCGGTCCGCAGCGCCCGAGCGATCCACCCTGCGTCCTCACTACCCCTCGCAGTCAACTCCGAGTCAAACTGGCCGCCGACCAGTCCGTCGACGTGATGCGTCGCCTCCGGATGGGTCACCACGTAGACCGTGCGCACGCGGGCAGGGACAACGCCGGGAACCGGCGGCGCGGGCAGGTCCTGGCGACTGATCACCGCAGGATCGTTGCACAGCACTGCAGTCCCGCTCACGGCCGCGGCCGCGGCCAGCGTCTCCTCAGTGCGAGGGATAGGGGATCGGTACGGAGTGGTCGCCGAAGGTGAGGGTGCCGGTCCCGTCAGGGGCGCACGTCACCTCGTAGTCTCCGCGTGCCAGATCGCTGTCGCCGTAGGTCGGGCCATCGACCTGGTCTCCGGTGTACGTGAACCATGAGGGTCCGCCGGTCAGCACCCACCAGCGGGGCGCCTCGGTCCACGGGTTCGCCGGACGTTCCTCCACCGCGATCCATGACGTGTCGCCCTCTCCGCAGTGCGCGACGACGTACCTCCGATCTGTGGAGAACCAGGCGAAGACGACCGCGACGGCAGCAAGGAGGATCAGGAGCCCGGCACCGAACAACGGCAGGCAGCCCGTCCCGTGCCGGCCAACCAGCCGCGTCAGGCTCACCACGGCGACGGCAGCGCAGAACAGCAGCGCCGCAACAAGCGCGCAGATCCACGTCAGCGCGGTGTGGTTCGCCAACAGGTAGAGGGCGTCCTGGTGGTTCTCAGGGTGCTGCGACGCCTGTGAGGACACATACCCGATGCCAGCACCGATGAGGAAGCACGCGACCACCGCGCCCCAGAAGATCCCCCGCGCCCGCGTCATCGGATCAGGAGTCGACGCCGCTGCGCAGAACGCCCCCGAACGAGACGCCCATGACGCGAGGCTGCTCAACGTAGACCGTGCGCAACACCATTGACCTCCGCATCGACCGCGACCACCGAGCGGGCGCCACCCTAGCCCGGCGACGACGCGGCTCGGACCGCCAAGCGAACCTTCGACCGACTCAGGGCCCATCCCGCGTGGGCCGGTTCAGCATCTCCTGCCGAGGGGCGCAGCGGTGCTGATGAAATGCGTGCCCGGTCGCGAAAAGTAGGTCGCAGGTCGACAACAACAATTGCGTCGATGTGCACCGCAGATTGCGCGCACACGCCGCCGCACTCTTCTCGATCCCGGGCGTGTCGCGGTAGTTGAGAAAAGTAGGCTGCGAATCGTGTCGATGTGTCGACCGAGCCGGCAGGAACTCCCATCCGCGCAGCAGCGCGAACTCGATGCTCGTCCATTGGGACGGGTTCGGCATTGCCGAGGCAGGGCAGATGGTGGGGCTCGGGGCGTCGGCCCACGGCCGGTACGCCAGGGCGCGCGAATGGCTCAGCGCAGAGCTCCACAGCAGTTTTCCCGAGTGCCCGACCCGTGCCGACGTGGGCTTCGTATGGGTGTCGGTGCCCGGGGTCGGGCGTGAGGTTGTCGCCGTCCTCTGCTGAGCACTTCCGCGCGGTCCCGGTTCACGACTGGATGATCGGTAGTGCGTGGTACCTCGTCGGCGCGCTTGCTCGAGGCGTTGGTAAGTTCCGAGTCGTGGCCGGACAGATCCAGGTATGAACGACTTGTGGGCGGAACTGCTGCCCCAACCCCGACCTGGGCAGTCCGCGGACGATCGTGTGACGGAGTGGTGGCGCGACCATGCCGGCCGAGTCCAGGCATACGCCCTGCGGCACGTCGACCCGCACTCCGCGCAGGAGGTCGTCGCCGAGACGTTCCTCATCGCCTGGCGGCGTGACTCTGACGTCCCGGGCGACGTCCTGCCCTGGCTCTTTGGCGTCGCGCGCAACGTGATCCGCAACCAACGCCGCGCCGCGCGGCGCGCGGAGGCACTCGTGCAACGTCTCGCATACGTGACAGTGCAGGACCGCGAAGACCCGTCCGCTGACGTCGCGGTCACCGCGCGCGAGGAGATGCTCCTCGCCCTCGCTCAGCTCACCGACTCGCACCGGGAAGCGCTGCTCCTCATCGCGTGGGACGGACTGACCCGCGAGCAGGCGGCCGAGGTTGCCGGCTGCCGGGTCGGGACGTTCGACGTGCGCCTCTCGAGAGCCCGCAAACGTCTAGCCGAGCTGCTCGCCGACGCTGGCCACAACCCGGCTCCGACCCGCCGCCTGATGGTCGTTGAGCCCGTACGTCCTGGAGGAACACGATGAACGCCGACGCTCTGGACCGACTTGCCACTCTCGCCCCGCAGCAGCCCGTCGACCCGGACGGTCTCGTGCTCGCAAGGGCCGCCTTCGACCGCGTCCGGCTCGCCCCCACCCGTCGCGCGACACGAGTTGCCAGCATCGGCGGTTGGCGGCGTCCAGCGCTTCGTCTGGCGATCGCCGCCGCTGCCGCAGTCGGTATCACGGCTGCGGTGATCGTCCTGCCGACGCACGTCGGCGAGACCGGCCGGGACGGCACGGGAGTGCTCGCCGCTGGCCTCATGCCTGCTGCCGCGGCCGCCGAGGGCTGCACGGCCCCCAGCATGGAGCTCGACGACTCCACGTACGTGTCGCGGGACCAGTGGGCAGCCTCGCCCCTCGCCTCCGTCATGGCGTTGGTGGGAGACCGCGCGCCTGACAACGTCTGGGTGCGCCGGACTGATCCGACGTGCCCGTCCGCCGTGCCCTCCGCCGTCGTGTACGACCCCGCCCGCTCCGTGGGCGTCAACGTGTACCGCAACGTCGCCAAGACCCAGGAGACCGACATCGCGGCACTGGTCGGCCTGACCTCTGATGCCCCCGGAGGCTTCGAGGGCCAGGCGACGCCGGAGACGATCCGGGGTGTCACGGGGTACGTCCACGGCTGGGTCAACGAGTGGCCGGAGTGGGGCGGAGAACGCCCCCGCCAGCGGATCGCGTGGGTCGATACCGAGGGAGTGCGCTGGTATGCGGTCGCCGACGGGATGACGCCGGCGGAGACGATCACCATCCTCGACGGCCTGACGTTCGACGCGAACGGCTCCCTGGACGCGGCGAGCGTGCCCGTGGGCTTCACGTCCGCACCGACTCTCGACGCGAACCGAGGCGCCGAGCCGAGCTACATGTGGACGGTCGAGTACGGCCGTGACACCGACGACTACGTCTACCTGGAGATCACCACGCCCGCCCTGGCGCCGATCGAGGCCGGTGTTGCAGCCTTCGCGGACCGACTCGTCGACTTCGACGGCCGTGTCGCCCGGTTCACGATGCACGGCCAGGGCGGCGCACAACTCGCCTGGGTCCAGGACGGCGCCTACTACAGGCTTACCGCCGCCGTCGGATCGTTCGACGAGATGCTCGCCCTCGCCCGCACGATCCAGGTCGTCGACCCGACCGACGCACGGCTCGGCTGGCGCGGACCAGGCAACTGACCGGCTCAGAGCCGGGGATCAGGCGCGTAGTTCTGGCCACACCGGCGCCAGAATGTTCAGGGCATACGTGGGTTCCAGGAAGGATCCGGCCGGACTCGCTCCCCGGAACAGGAGGGGTTTCAGGTCCGGGCTACCCACGGGCTACCGACTGGCAAACGCTTCAGTCCACGCGGGGTCCATGTCACGGGTCGTTCGTTGCGAGCCGCGGTTGCACGAGCCCCGTGTCGTAGGCCGTGATGACGAGCTGGGCGCGGTCTCGGGCGCCGGTCTTGCTCAGCAGGTGCGCGATGTGGTGCTTGACCGTCTTGACGGCGAGGTGCAGGTCGGCGGCGATCTCGTCGTTGGTGCGGCCCGCGCCCACGAGGGCGAGCACCTCGGTCTCGCGCGGGGTCAGTACGTACCGCTCCAGCCCGCGGGAGGGTGGCCTGCCTGCTGGTGCGTCAAGGTAGGTCTCGACGAGCCGGGCGAGGATGCGGGGCGCGAAGAGGGACTCTGCGTGGTGGGTGCGCCGGATCGCGTCGATGAGCTCGGGCGGGCGGGCGTCCTTGAGCAGGAACCCGCTCGCGCCGTTGCGCAGCGCCCGGTGGACGTACTCGTCGAGCGCGAACATGCTCAGCACGATGACGCGGGTGTGCGCGAGGCGCGGGTCGGCGCAGATCCGGCGGGTGGCCTCCAGCCCGTCCAGGCGCGGCATGCGCACGTCCATGAGGACGACGTCGGGCACTGTCGCGGCCACGACGTCGAGCGCCTCGACGCCGTCAGCCGCCTGCCCGACGACGCTCATCTGCGCGTCGGAGTCGATCACCGCGGCGAGGCTTTCGCGCAGCAGCCGGTGGTCGTCGACCAGGACGACGCGGATGGCGCCGCTCGGCTCGTCGGTCCCGCTCACTGCGACACCTGTGGCATCTGCGGGAACACGGCACGCAGCTCGTACCCGGGCATTGTGGGGCCGGCATGCAGCCTGCCGCCCTGAGCCGCGACCCGCTCGCGCAGGCCCAGGAGCCCGTGGCGCGCGCCGGGCTCGGCCGCCCAGCCCGGGGTGGGGCCGGCGTCGCGCACGAGGACGGTCACAGCCCCAGGATCGTGGTCGATCGTGACCTCGACGGACGTCGGGCCTGCGTGGCGGGCCGCGTTGGCCAGGCCCTCGCGGACGACGGCGACGATCGTCGGCTGGATGCTCGCGGGGATGATGGTCTCGGCGCCGCCGTACGTGTAGCCGACGCGCAGGCCCGCGGCCTGGGCATGCTTCATGACCGCGGGGATGGTGTCGAGGGAGTCGATGGGCGCGAGCGCGGCGTCGTCGGGGTTGCGCAGCGCGTCGAGCGTGCGCCGCAACCCGTCGGTCGCCTCCCTGCTGATGCGTTCGATGTCGCCCAGCGCGTCCAGCAGGGCGGTCTCGCGCGCGGTGGGGGGTGGGTCCGCGCCCTGCTGGGCGAGGAAGGCGGCGCTGGCGGCGCGCACCGTGATCATGCCCAGACCGTGCGAGACGAGGTCGTGCACGTCGCGGGCCACCCGGACCCGCTCGGCGAGCAGCAGCGCCGAGACTTCGAGGTCGTCGACCTGGGCGGCCAGTCGGGCCCGTTCGCGGCGGGCCCGCAGGAGCAGCCACGCTGCGGTGGCGAGGATCGCGGTGAGCACGACGACGGCGGTGACGCGGGGGTCGATACCCATCACCGCCCCGACCGACACGATCCCGACGACGGCGATGCCGAGCCCGATGGCGGCGGCGGCGCCGAGCCCCACGACGGCGACGGCGTGACCTGGCCCGCGACCGGAGCGCTCAATCGCGACGTCGGGACTGCGATGGGGTGCCACGATCCGATCGTATTGGCCTGGCCGCCTGAGCGGATCGGACCAGGGGCCTACGGACCGTGGTCCGCTGCGGGGTGCGAGCCGGGAGCCACGGCCCGATGACGGCCCGTGCGCGAGCGCGGTGGGGTGGGTGCATGCGCAACCGGATCGCTGCCGCCGCCATGACCGTGCTGTTCGTGCTGCTCGCGTTCGTCGCGGTCATGGTCACCGACTTTCACGACCGGGCCTGGCCGCAGGCCCTGCGCGCCCAGGCTCAGGTCACCCTCGACTTCGCGCAGGCGCCGCTCGACAACGACGCCGCGCGCGATCTGGTCGCGTCGGTGGGACGCGCCCACCACCTCGGGCTGCTCAAGCGGGTCCCGGACCTGGACGACCCGAGCCGTGAGGTCTTCGTCGCGCTGGCCGGCCAGCCGGCGTCGAGCGTCTCGTGGTTCGGCGACCAGGCGCCGTCCGTGGTCGTCGATGCGGCGCGCCTGGCTCACTCGCCCGCAGACGGT
Coding sequences:
- a CDS encoding dienelactone hydrolase family protein: MRILSETVADGVREQLFAVGDIPGALWTPDGGDGPRPLVLIGHGGGQHKKGWEVVSRAIPYVRSSGYAVAAIDAPGTGDRPEHPEIRRLVALLDERRAADEPAGQAWPDLCETVAAELVPDWRTVLDALQRLDVVGAHGPVGYYGLSQGGEMGIRLVAQEPRITAAVLGLVASPWLAEAAARITVPVEFVVQWDDTGEPRDGALRLYDALGSAEKTLHANPGSHFRVPMFEIDSSVRFFARHLGVVPESGGR
- a CDS encoding histidine phosphatase family protein, producing the protein MISRQDLPAPPVPGVVPARVRTVYVVTHPEATHHVDGLVGGQFDSELTARGSEDAGWIARALRTGVGSQETAAVVASDLRRTVQTAPPFYPAGVAQLAAALDG
- a CDS encoding GNAT family N-acetyltransferase, giving the protein MTEIQYRPYLEQDAQDVKAIINQAFSIDRFVKEPRLLGGALEVYLRTCLLASTYARVAVQDGRVVGILMGRVSGHERLPGRLRNRLLTGSHMARLAVLGVTEHRSLRQYFQFDAVYARLRKAATAPTTDELTLFAVDASTRGLGVGKALYDTYLDHLREHGRSDFYLYTDTRCSYGFYEKQGMTRAAAEDMTIRLDGTPETLGVFLYAGSAT
- a CDS encoding TetR/AcrR family transcriptional regulator; translation: MSENPNAPRKRVSADERRRLLVAAALRVMRRDGVGAATTRAICAEAGMPHGAFHYCFHGKKDLYTALLATEVEVDLDDLWTSVAPGMPPEDGIRALLLAHWAAIEAAPDAQLVLYELGDLALRDPDLHDLAQWEQRAAVDKAAEAVARLTAEGGFGLVRDARAVAELVVSTLDGVARAWLRHRDDERARATLTDLAGLLATLTTPTGGTP
- a CDS encoding TetR/AcrR family transcriptional regulator; the protein is MNTTADAAAPALTGARARTHRLILDTAVAQLAKDSSASLGQIADAAGIGRTTLYRYFPERADLLAALGEDARARFAAAHERAALTEGSAIGAIERLCQEYVELSDLLALYFTETLGDNGIFDEDAFVQADLRAVVERGRADGTIDAELSTEWVVSALGAFFYATWEVLSGTTASRYDVVRQLLRTVRKTLAA
- a CDS encoding RNA polymerase sigma factor; this encodes MTEWWRDHAGRVQAYALRHVDPHSAQEVVAETFLIAWRRDSDVPGDVLPWLFGVARNVIRNQRRAARRAEALVQRLAYVTVQDREDPSADVAVTAREEMLLALAQLTDSHREALLLIAWDGLTREQAAEVAGCRVGTFDVRLSRARKRLAELLADAGHNPAPTRRLMVVEPVRPGGTR
- a CDS encoding ABC transporter ATP-binding protein, with product MSNPKTSATPANPERTWRTFLSFMRPYRAMISVGAVLGVIATVANLWFPRLTEYVIDALATGRSTTGYLVAAGIVTLVGLAGLLGQFIVLGRTGETVVFDVRAALVKRILRGSVPEVLSRSSGDLVSRATADAPLLQLAVSTGFVSFVTAIAGVIGTIVFMGVIDGVMLGITLAAVAVLAVFMGLLMPRAGRERALAQDAVGALGGELDGTIKALRTIKSLGAEDSRGQAALDSAHKARKHGIAAMVTETLAFEIGLGGMAIVTVVMLGFGAWRVSEGHLSIAALVAFIMYAMNFTMPLMEVASGFQTIQQGLAASKRIAEAEEIPFEESDDAAPATSSTAPARGDVPILELRGVTAAYNPRDGDVVTGLDLTIPRTGHVALVGPSGAGKTSTMSLLLRFLAPRAGQILLDGVSYDDLTFAQVRERFAYVEQEPTVLPGTVRDNLVAAKPDATDAELHDVLAAVHLDSDVASLPDGLDTTLIGATMTGGGRQRLALARALLRNPDVLLLDEPTSQIAGSTEDAIHEAIAATAAHRAVVTIAHREETVRHADTIVVMEAGRVRATGTHAELLATDALYQELMSNLRINDGA
- a CDS encoding sensor histidine kinase encodes the protein MAPHRSPDVAIERSGRGPGHAVAVVGLGAAAAIGLGIAVVGIVSVGAVMGIDPRVTAVVVLTAILATAAWLLLRARRERARLAAQVDDLEVSALLLAERVRVARDVHDLVSHGLGMITVRAASAAFLAQQGADPPPTARETALLDALGDIERISREATDGLRRTLDALRNPDDAALAPIDSLDTIPAVMKHAQAAGLRVGYTYGGAETIIPASIQPTIVAVVREGLANAARHAGPTSVEVTIDHDPGAVTVLVRDAGPTPGWAAEPGARHGLLGLRERVAAQGGRLHAGPTMPGYELRAVFPQMPQVSQ
- a CDS encoding response regulator transcription factor → MSGTDEPSGAIRVVLVDDHRLLRESLAAVIDSDAQMSVVGQAADGVEALDVVAATVPDVVLMDVRMPRLDGLEATRRICADPRLAHTRVIVLSMFALDEYVHRALRNGASGFLLKDARPPELIDAIRRTHHAESLFAPRILARLVETYLDAPAGRPPSRGLERYVLTPRETEVLALVGAGRTNDEIAADLHLAVKTVKHHIAHLLSKTGARDRAQLVITAYDTGLVQPRLATNDP